In Triticum aestivum cultivar Chinese Spring chromosome 5B, IWGSC CS RefSeq v2.1, whole genome shotgun sequence, the following proteins share a genomic window:
- the LOC123112043 gene encoding uncharacterized protein has translation MAFAVAVPRPRPILRLDRLHLTPIRAAAARTPVPQPLPDELQLVADVRSPHNHIRVADVSPRAAGHPLAGARLLLLDGPGNIHSVSFPRRPYCPLTSTYFDVFTTLPPLLPRPSLAVLGFGAGSAARALLHFYPDISVHGWELDPSVIAVARDLGELEKDHAGRLVIHVGDALEAEVVPGGFGGVLVDLFANGSVLPELQKADAWRQIGGMVAPGGRVMVNCGGGCVEAEEEGRDGEAVKDATLRAMAAAFGEGMVAVLSVDESSVAMTGPVVRASEEAAAWKARLPPELGHYIDMWKLYNGNGDT, from the coding sequence ATGGCGTTCGCGGTGGCTGTCCCACGCCCGAGACCCATCCTCCGTCTGGACCGTCTCCACCTCACCCCCATCCGCGCCGCCGCGGCAAGAACCCCCGTTCCCCAGCCCCTCCCCGACGAGCTtcagctcgtcgccgacgttcgCTCCCCGCATAACCACATCCGCGTCGCTGACGTCTCCCCGCGCGCTGCCGGCCACCCCCTCGCCggcgcgcgcctcctcctcctcgacggccCCGGCAACATCCACTCCGTCTCCTTCCCTCGTCGCCCCTATTGCCCCCTCACTTCCACCTACTTCGACGTCTTCACCACCCTCCCGCCTCTCCTCCCGCGCCCATCCCTCGCCGTCCTCGGCTTCGGCGcgggctccgccgcccgcgccctcctcCATTTCTACCCGGACATATCCGTCCATGGCTGGGAACTCGACCCCTCTGTCATCGCCGTCGCCCGGGACCTCGGGGAGCTCGAAAAGGACCACGCCGGCAGGCTGGTCATCCACGTCGGCGACGCGCTGGAGGCTGAGGTCGTGCCGGGAGGCTTCGGCGGCGTGCTGGTGGATCTGTTCGCCAACGGGAGCGTGCTGCCGGAGCTCCAAAAGGCGGACGCCTGGCGCCAGATAGGCGGGATGGTGGCGCCGGGAGGGAGGGTGATGGTGAACTGCGGCGGGGGCTGcgtggaggcggaggaggaggggagagACGGCGAGGCAGTGAAGGATGCGACGCTGCGGGCGATGGCAGCAGCGTTCGGGGAGGGAATGGTAGCGGTGCTGAGTGTGGATGAAAGTTCGGTGGCGATGACAGGGCCGGTGGTGCGGGcatcggaggaggcggcggcgtggaagGCTAGGCTGCCGCCGGAGCTGGGCCACTACATTGACATGTGGAAGCTGTACAATGGCAATGGTGATACATGA
- the LOC123116210 gene encoding low molecular mass early light-inducible protein HV90, chloroplastic-like codes for MATAMAMSSFAGAAVLPCGSAGRFGARSLPALGRRTLIVRAQTEGPSTPPPNKPKASTSIWDAMAFSGPAPERINGRLAMVGFVTALAVEAGRGDGLLSQLGSGTGQAWFAYTVAVLTMASLVPLLQGESVESRAGAIMNANAELWNGRFAMLGLVALAATEIITGAPFINV; via the coding sequence ATGGCGACTGCGATGGCCATGAGCTCCTTCgccggtgcggccgtcctgccgtgCGGCTCGGCAGGCCGCTTCGGCGCCAGGTCTCTGCCGGCATTGGGCCGCCGCACCCTCATTGTCAGGGCACAGACCGAGGGCCCGAGCACACCACCGCCAAACAAACCCAAGGCGAGCACCTCGATCTGGGACGCGATGGCGTTCAGCGGCCCTGCCCCGGAGCGCATCAACGGCCGCCTTGCCATGGTAGGCTTCGTGACGGCGCTTGCGGTGGAGGCAGGACGTGGCGACGGACTCCTCTCGCAGCTCGGCAGTGGCACCGGGCAGGCATGGTTCGCCTACACCGTGGCGGTGCTGACCATGGCGTCGTTGGTGCCGTTGCTCCAGGGCGAGAGCGTCGAGAGCAGAGCCGGCGCCATCATGAACGCCAACGCGGAGCTCTGGAACGGCCGCTTCGCCATGCTCGGACTCGTCGCTCTGGCGGCCACCGAGATCATCACGGGCGCACCCTTCATCAATGTGTAG